One window from the genome of Bacillus rossius redtenbacheri isolate Brsri chromosome 12, Brsri_v3, whole genome shotgun sequence encodes:
- the LOC134537865 gene encoding UDP-glycosyltransferase UGT5-like encodes MQLHLFYKIVQLLLIGMTTCNAARILGIVPFEARSHSIVMTALLKELANRGHQLTVLTAVPLKEVPPNYTQIPTDVKREQDEHQNLFDIRDMSYFLMIPFMWHMGNVLSEQTLASPNVQKLIHSSNDKFDLIITESFFVEALLGFAHKFNVPYVSITTFSGTENMYDIVGNPFPYSYIPNIFLPYSHRMTFFQRLINTIVNSMASIGFHLYFIPAQDAIMKKHFANVPNLPSVADIACNGSLLLLNRHFSYSYPIPKVPNLIEVGGMHIKPPKKLPQDMKKFLDDSKDGVVYFSMGSNLQSAEMSVPKREALLKAFAKLKQRVLWKFEENLPGAPNNVKISNWFPQSDILGHPNLRVFMTHGGLLSSQEAVYNAVPLVGIPIFADQAINVLQAVNTGYALQLDYENITEESVYWTLNEVISNPKYKEAAKRISAVFHDQPQTAMEQAVFWVEYVLRHNGARHLRSAALDLAWYQYYLLDVAAVLLAVAAAAVAALVWLLRTLARLVLRPAANKPPKSSKKKD; translated from the exons ATGCAACTCCACTTATTCTACAAAATAGTTCAGCTGTTGCTGATTGGGATGACTACATGCAATGCTGCTCGTATACTGGGAATTGTGCCATTTGAAGCAAGAAGCCATAGCATCGTAATGACAGCATTACTTAAGGAACTTGCGAATAGAGGCCATCAATTGACAGTTCTTACTGCTGTGCCTCTTAAAGAAGTGCCACCAAATTACACCCAGATACCAACAGATGTTAAAAGAGAACaag ATGAACATcaaaacctgtttgatattagggACATGAGTTATTTTCTCATGATTCCTTTCATGTGGCACATGGGGAATGTCTTATCAGAGCAGACATTGGCAAGTCCAAACGTTCAGAAGCTGATACATTCTTCTAATGataaatttgatttaattattACTGAATCGTTTTTTGTGGAAGCACTCTTAGGATTTGCTCATAAGTTTAACGTTCCTTATGTGAGTATCACAACATTTTCAGGAACTGAGAACATGTACGATATTGTTGGCAATCCATTTCCTTATTCTTATATTCCCAATATATTTCTGCCTTACAGCCATCGTATGACGTTCTTCCAACGACTTATTAATACTATAGTTAATTCAATGGCAAGTATTGGTTTTCACTTATACTTTATACCAGCCCAAGATGCTATTATGAAAAAACACTTTGCCAATGTACCAAATTTACCCTCAGTTGCAGACATTGCATGTAATGGCTCTTTATTGTTGCTAAATAGACATTTCAGTTATAGCTACCCCATACCAAAGGTTCCAAATTTGATTGAAGTTGGCGGAATGCACATCAAACCACCGAAAAAACTTCCTCAG GATATGAAGAAATTTTTGGATGATTCAAAAGATGGTGTTGTATACTTCAGTATGGGCTCGAACCTACAGAGTGCTGAAATGAGTGTTCCCAAGCGAGAAGCTCTGCTAAAAGCATTCGCTaagcttaaacaaagagttctgtGGAAATTCGAGGAAAATCTTCCAGGTGCTCCCAACAATGTGAAGATTTCTAATTGGTTTCCACAATCGGATATCCTAG GTCATCCGAACCTTCGAGTTTTCATGACTCATGGTGGATTACTGAGCTCTCAGGAAGCTGTGTACAACGCAGTGCCCTTGGTTGGCATTCCCATTTTCGCCGATCAAGCCATCAATGTCCTCCAGGCTGTCAACACTGGCTATGCCTTGCAACTAGACTACGAAAACATCACTGAAGAATCTGTTTATTGGACGCTGAATGAAGTGATCAGCAATCCCAA GTACAAAGAGGCTGCGAAGAGAATATCTGCAGTATTCCACGACCAGCCCCAGACGGCCATGGAGCAAGCCGTGTTCTGGGTCGAGTATGTGCTGCGCCACAACGGAGCGCGCCACCTGCGCAGCGCGGCCCTGGACCTCGCGTGGTACCAGTACTACCTGCTAGATGTCGCCGCGGTGCTGCTCGCAGttgccgccgccgccgtcgcggCGCTGGTGTGGCTGCTCAGGACACTCGCGAGGCTGGTGCTGCGGCCGGCGGCGAACAAACCGCCCAAGTCCAGCAAGAAGAAGGACTGA